In Thermodesulfobacteriota bacterium, one DNA window encodes the following:
- a CDS encoding radical SAM protein: MARYVFGPVPSRRLGISLGVDVVPWKYCNFDCIYCQVGKTTNKRIERTPFFDKEDIVREIEEQLKRSSKIDYITFSGSGEPTLNADLGWLIREVKKLTSIPVAVITNGSFLFHEEVRGELMEADVVLPSLDAASEDIFRYVNRPHMDIELEAIIEGLRLFSKDYKGKLWLEVMMIKYVNDEPDELEKLKAVIDTLSVDKIQLNTVVRPPAEHFVEGIQREDLEKIREFFGEKCEIICSFEKAISLDEKDKWEEKIIEILKRRPLTLEDVSKMTGIPIRQAKAQLKILEKRGSIRSYCLENMVYYFFREA, from the coding sequence ATGGCAAGATATGTCTTTGGTCCAGTTCCGTCCAGAAGGTTGGGAATTTCCCTTGGTGTAGACGTTGTGCCATGGAAATACTGCAATTTTGACTGCATCTACTGTCAAGTCGGCAAAACCACCAATAAAAGGATTGAAAGAACCCCCTTCTTTGATAAAGAAGATATAGTCCGAGAGATAGAAGAGCAACTAAAGAGAAGCTCCAAAATTGACTACATAACATTTTCGGGCTCTGGCGAGCCAACTTTAAACGCTGATCTTGGGTGGCTGATCCGAGAAGTAAAAAAGCTAACATCCATACCAGTTGCCGTGATCACTAATGGCTCTTTTTTGTTTCACGAGGAAGTCCGTGGGGAACTTATGGAAGCAGATGTTGTTTTGCCTTCACTCGATGCCGCAAGTGAAGACATTTTTAGGTACGTAAACAGACCTCACATGGATATCGAACTTGAAGCAATAATAGAGGGTTTAAGACTCTTTAGCAAAGACTACAAAGGAAAGCTATGGCTTGAAGTCATGATGATAAAGTACGTGAACGATGAACCGGATGAGCTGGAAAAGCTAAAGGCAGTGATAGATACGCTTTCTGTAGACAAGATTCAGCTTAACACAGTAGTAAGGCCGCCCGCGGAACATTTTGTGGAGGGAATCCAAAGGGAGGATTTGGAAAAAATCCGCGAATTTTTTGGTGAAAAATGTGAGATCATATGCAGTTTCGAAAAGGCGATCTCCTTGGATGAAAAAGATAAATGGGAGGAAAAAATAATTGAGATACTAAAAAGGAGACCTCTTACACTTGAAGATGTATCGAAAATGACAGGGATTCCTATAAGGCAGGCAAAAGCCCAGTTAAAAATTTTAGAAAAGAGAGGGTCCATTCGAAGTTACTGTTTAGAAAATATGGTTTACTATTTCTTTCGGGAGGCATAA
- a CDS encoding 3-isopropylmalate dehydrogenase, protein MKKTYNIAVIPGDGTGPEVVREGIKVLDAVSARMGFKLNYTYYDVGGERYLRTGETLPDSVLLELKGHDAIYLGAVGHPDVKPGILEKGILLRIRFELDQYINLRPVKLFEGVEGPLKNKGPEDINFAVIRENTEGLYAGSGGFLRKGTPDEIAIQESINTRKGVERCIRYAFEYTRKKGRQKKLTLCGKTNVLTYAFDLWERVFYEVAREYPDVKTDYGHVDAICMWMVKNPEWFDVIVTDNMFGDIITDLGAIIQGGLGIAAGANINPHGVSMFEPMGGSAPKYAGKNMINPLAAILAASMMLENLGEEKAAYAIEEAVKKAVRWDIKSLEAGKMGMGTKEVGDLIAKYVTEVEIA, encoded by the coding sequence ATGAAAAAAACCTATAACATTGCTGTGATCCCGGGAGATGGCACAGGTCCTGAAGTAGTGAGGGAAGGTATAAAGGTTTTAGATGCGGTTTCCGCAAGGATGGGGTTCAAACTAAACTACACCTATTATGATGTTGGGGGAGAAAGATACTTAAGAACAGGTGAGACACTTCCCGATTCTGTGCTTTTAGAGCTGAAAGGACACGATGCAATATATTTGGGCGCTGTCGGGCACCCTGATGTAAAACCTGGCATTCTGGAAAAAGGGATTCTTCTTAGGATAAGATTTGAGCTCGATCAATACATAAACTTACGTCCCGTGAAACTCTTTGAAGGGGTCGAAGGGCCTCTAAAGAACAAAGGACCAGAAGACATAAATTTTGCAGTAATAAGGGAGAACACTGAAGGATTGTACGCCGGTTCGGGGGGTTTTCTAAGAAAAGGAACCCCCGACGAGATAGCGATTCAGGAATCTATAAATACCAGGAAGGGCGTCGAAAGATGTATCAGATACGCCTTCGAATATACGAGAAAAAAGGGTAGACAGAAGAAGTTAACCCTTTGCGGAAAAACGAATGTTTTGACGTATGCTTTTGACCTGTGGGAAAGAGTTTTTTATGAAGTTGCGCGCGAATATCCGGATGTGAAAACGGATTATGGGCATGTTGATGCAATCTGCATGTGGATGGTTAAGAATCCTGAATGGTTCGACGTTATAGTGACCGACAACATGTTCGGCGATATTATCACCGACCTCGGAGCAATAATACAGGGTGGCCTTGGAATTGCGGCAGGTGCTAATATCAATCCGCATGGAGTCTCCATGTTTGAGCCTATGGGCGGATCTGCGCCGAAGTATGCGGGCAAAAATATGATAAATCCCCTTGCTGCGATACTTGCAGCATCGATGATGCTCGAGAACTTAGGTGAGGAAAAAGCAGCTTACGCAATTGAAGAAGCGGTAAAAAAAGCCGTGCGGTGGGATATCAAGTCCCTCGAGGCCGGAAAGATGGGCATGGGAACGAAAGAAGTGGGGGATCTCATCGCAAAATACGTCACTGAGGTTGAAATCGCTTAA
- a CDS encoding saccharopine dehydrogenase NADP-binding domain-containing protein, whose product MKVVIVGGAGSVGQAVARDLIKYDIFERIVVADILISEERIHESLKSAKKVSFETMDLYDEEKMVNVLNGANVVVNCAGPFYKTAIPVVKAAIKVRANYIDICDDYEATDMLLSSPEIDESAKSSNITILTGMGSDPGTNNLLVKRYAQRLDEVTDVLLYWVVSIAEISGAALDHSLHMVLGKVPQFIDGRLCKVEGGDAPEMVEFLPPLGTCLVRYVGHPQPLTIPRYLPGVKNVVIKGGLVPSWVDEFILKQKEMGLLERKTVKIGEVFIDTYEFTLHLWDKILESREKGPKASGLKVVVRGKRGKSIVQYTASIAGRMAPGTGLPAAIAAIMMAKGKIKEKGVQAPEGCIEPNEFLSEFIRRGAKIHESCEEKKVLDIEDL is encoded by the coding sequence ATGAAAGTTGTGATTGTTGGTGGTGCAGGAAGTGTGGGGCAGGCTGTGGCCAGAGATTTGATCAAATACGATATCTTTGAAAGGATAGTGGTAGCAGACATACTTATCAGTGAGGAAAGGATCCACGAAAGCTTAAAGTCCGCGAAAAAAGTGTCTTTTGAAACCATGGATCTATACGATGAAGAAAAAATGGTGAATGTATTGAACGGAGCAAACGTCGTAGTGAATTGTGCAGGTCCGTTTTACAAAACCGCAATTCCTGTGGTCAAAGCTGCCATAAAGGTTAGAGCAAACTACATCGATATATGTGATGATTACGAGGCTACGGATATGCTTCTTTCGAGTCCAGAAATAGACGAATCTGCCAAAAGCTCAAACATTACGATTCTTACAGGTATGGGGTCAGATCCAGGGACTAATAATCTTCTTGTGAAACGCTACGCGCAAAGGTTGGACGAGGTTACAGACGTTTTACTCTACTGGGTAGTAAGTATCGCTGAAATTTCGGGTGCTGCTTTAGACCACAGTCTTCACATGGTGCTGGGTAAGGTTCCACAGTTTATTGATGGGAGGTTATGTAAGGTTGAAGGAGGTGATGCCCCGGAAATGGTAGAATTCTTACCTCCCCTAGGAACATGCCTTGTAAGGTACGTTGGCCATCCCCAGCCCCTTACGATTCCTAGGTACCTCCCTGGTGTAAAAAACGTAGTTATAAAAGGAGGCCTTGTCCCTTCATGGGTAGACGAGTTCATACTGAAACAAAAAGAGATGGGTCTTTTGGAAAGAAAAACCGTAAAAATAGGAGAAGTTTTCATCGATACTTATGAATTTACGTTGCATCTGTGGGATAAGATTTTGGAATCACGAGAGAAAGGTCCCAAGGCATCCGGTCTTAAGGTTGTCGTTAGAGGAAAGAGAGGGAAATCGATTGTGCAGTATACAGCAAGTATTGCGGGTAGGATGGCGCCAGGAACCGGTCTACCGGCAGCAATAGCAGCAATTATGATGGCCAAGGGAAAAATAAAGGAGAAGGGGGTGCAGGCACCGGAAGGATGTATAGAGCCGAATGAATTTCTGAGTGAATTCATTAGGCGGGGAGCAAAGATCCATGAGTCATGCGAGGAAAAAAAAGTTTTAGATATTGAGGACTTGTAA
- a CDS encoding Eco57I restriction-modification methylase domain-containing protein has product VKKLRFYQGEPGIREAELKSEEIAIFRDILHEKRIALQKAITALTRQIEGPPKQGELIGIAPAQAKEEHLKLQKQWRAERDEHQAQLTRIEAALDALARTQTVPFVWDIAFVEIFGSERRGFDIVIGNPPYVRQEKISPPTLDATDFSGESSDRWKEEKKTYKAKLQESIASSWPKFFRYKPGSRTFRKPDGKSDLYVYFYFHGLSLLNPHGSFCFITSNSWLDVGYGADLQEFLLRHSHVKFILDNERKRSFSQADVNTIIALLAPPDDRSQAGLEKTAHFVMFKVPFEEVLDANTFKTLEAAKARQTTDKWRISVVSQCELLEEGLAHEQYEKDDVAKLKTVHIKIVRYQANKWGGKYLRAPEMFFTILEKGKGKLVRLGDIAEVRFGIKTGANEFFYLEPTGKPAPKGYIHVRNSAGWEGEIEEEFLKPVIKSPRECRTILIKPEDLRYKIFMCHRDKSELKRTAALEYIGWGEAQGFHKRPTCRNRVRWWDLELVKGNSVFVKEADETTAVFYNLNEYAADCRLYLAQLSKSQLAFLNSPVGALFFEIHSRSVLGEGARSLMVADYKQVPCIAAQAQEMDVYFEMVLGEAPRRFQSSIPDSWRMLDQIVFDVLGLTQGEREAVYEAVINLVRARLEKAKSV; this is encoded by the coding sequence GGTAAAAAAACTTCGCTTCTACCAGGGCGAACCCGGCATCCGCGAAGCCGAACTCAAATCTGAAGAAATCGCCATCTTTCGTGACATACTCCACGAAAAGCGCATCGCTTTGCAAAAAGCCATCACTGCACTCACCCGCCAGATCGAAGGCCCGCCCAAACAAGGGGAACTTATTGGCATCGCTCCCGCCCAGGCCAAAGAGGAACATCTCAAACTCCAAAAACAATGGCGCGCCGAGCGCGACGAACACCAGGCTCAGCTCACCCGCATCGAAGCCGCCCTCGACGCACTCGCACGCACCCAAACCGTTCCCTTTGTGTGGGATATCGCTTTTGTCGAAATCTTCGGGAGCGAACGTAGGGGTTTTGACATCGTCATCGGCAACCCGCCTTATGTTCGCCAGGAAAAGATCTCTCCACCTACACTCGATGCAACCGACTTTAGCGGCGAATCTTCTGATCGCTGGAAAGAAGAGAAAAAGACGTACAAAGCAAAACTTCAAGAGTCGATCGCTTCTTCCTGGCCTAAATTTTTCCGTTACAAACCAGGCTCTCGAACTTTCCGAAAACCGGATGGCAAAAGTGACCTATACGTGTACTTCTACTTTCACGGTCTTTCGCTACTTAATCCGCATGGCAGCTTCTGCTTCATCACATCCAACTCCTGGCTTGATGTCGGCTACGGCGCAGACCTTCAGGAATTCTTACTACGCCACAGCCACGTCAAATTCATCCTTGACAACGAACGCAAACGCTCGTTCTCACAAGCTGATGTCAATACCATCATTGCACTGCTTGCGCCGCCAGACGACCGCTCCCAAGCCGGCCTCGAAAAAACCGCACACTTCGTGATGTTCAAAGTACCCTTCGAGGAAGTCCTCGACGCCAACACGTTCAAAACACTCGAAGCGGCCAAAGCGCGCCAAACTACAGACAAATGGCGCATCTCTGTCGTATCTCAATGCGAGTTACTCGAAGAGGGCCTTGCCCACGAACAATACGAGAAAGATGATGTCGCCAAACTTAAAACCGTCCACATAAAAATTGTGCGCTACCAAGCCAACAAATGGGGTGGCAAATACCTCCGCGCACCTGAAATGTTCTTCACCATCCTTGAAAAAGGTAAAGGCAAGCTCGTCCGCCTCGGCGACATTGCAGAAGTGCGCTTCGGCATCAAGACTGGCGCAAACGAGTTTTTTTACCTTGAGCCTACCGGTAAACCCGCTCCAAAAGGTTACATCCACGTCCGAAACAGCGCAGGCTGGGAAGGCGAAATCGAAGAGGAGTTTTTGAAGCCAGTGATCAAAAGCCCGCGCGAATGCCGCACAATTCTCATTAAGCCTGAAGACCTCCGCTACAAAATCTTCATGTGCCATAGGGACAAATCCGAACTTAAACGTACTGCTGCACTCGAGTACATCGGATGGGGCGAAGCACAAGGTTTCCACAAGCGGCCGACATGCAGAAACCGGGTAAGGTGGTGGGATCTGGAATTAGTGAAAGGAAACTCCGTCTTTGTAAAAGAAGCTGACGAGACAACTGCTGTCTTTTACAATCTCAACGAATATGCGGCTGACTGCCGACTCTATTTAGCACAACTGAGCAAGTCGCAGCTAGCGTTCTTGAATTCTCCGGTTGGAGCGTTGTTTTTCGAAATTCATAGTCGCAGTGTCCTCGGTGAGGGAGCGCGAAGCCTAATGGTAGCCGATTACAAGCAGGTGCCTTGCATCGCTGCCCAAGCCCAGGAAATGGATGTATACTTCGAGATGGTACTGGGCGAAGCTCCACGGAGATTCCAATCGTCGATTCCAGATTCATGGCGGATGTTGGACCAGATAGTGTTTGACGTATTAGGGTTGACCCAGGGCGAGCGCGAGGCAGTCTATGAAGCGGTCATCAACCTCGTCCGCGCCCGCCTCGAAAAAGCAAAAAGCGTGTGA
- a CDS encoding VOC family protein, with translation MKIEKVDHICFAVRNINEIKSKYLEYFGLSPSFEYSAESEKIRVVRYDIGGVGIEFIEPTDNDSEVAKFLSRKGEGPYLIAYKVDDLENALEELRRKNVKLIDQSPRELFGAKYAFIQHPREFHGILTELVEGEFKIPKKEGKER, from the coding sequence GTGAAGATAGAAAAAGTAGATCATATCTGTTTTGCAGTAAGAAACATAAATGAGATAAAGTCCAAGTACCTTGAGTATTTTGGATTGTCTCCAAGCTTTGAATACTCGGCCGAATCGGAAAAGATAAGGGTTGTAAGGTACGACATAGGGGGTGTGGGAATCGAATTCATAGAGCCAACAGATAACGATAGCGAGGTTGCCAAATTTTTATCGAGAAAAGGAGAAGGGCCATACCTTATAGCGTACAAAGTCGATGATTTAGAAAATGCTCTCGAGGAGCTTCGGAGAAAAAATGTGAAGTTGATAGATCAAAGCCCAAGAGAACTCTTTGGGGCAAAGTACGCGTTTATCCAGCACCCACGGGAATTTCATGGTATTTTAACCGAACTTGTGGAAGGTGAATTTAAGATTCCTAAGAAGGAGGGGAAGGAGAGATGA
- a CDS encoding IMP cyclohydrolase: MPIKRALISVSNKAGLSELAPFLLEYKIEILSTGGTRRYLESLGIKTTDISSYTGFPEIMDGRVKTLHPKVHGGILSVRDNEGHKQAMEEHGIEYIDLLIVNLYPFREVVESKCSFEEAIENIDIGGPTMIRAGAKNFKYVTVVTDPNDYPELIRNMKENNGDTSLDFRFYLAQKVFKLTYEYDKAIFEYLSSRGV; encoded by the coding sequence ATGCCTATAAAAAGAGCCTTAATCAGTGTATCTAACAAAGCGGGACTTTCTGAACTTGCGCCCTTTCTCTTAGAGTATAAGATAGAGATTCTATCTACAGGTGGTACTAGAAGATACTTAGAAAGCCTTGGGATAAAAACGACAGATATCAGCTCATACACTGGGTTTCCTGAGATAATGGATGGAAGGGTAAAGACGCTCCATCCCAAAGTACATGGAGGCATTTTAAGTGTAAGGGATAACGAAGGACACAAACAAGCGATGGAAGAGCACGGGATCGAATACATCGATCTTTTAATAGTTAATCTATACCCCTTCCGAGAGGTTGTGGAGTCAAAATGTTCTTTTGAGGAGGCAATCGAAAACATAGACATCGGCGGACCAACAATGATAAGAGCGGGTGCCAAGAACTTTAAGTATGTAACGGTTGTTACAGATCCTAACGACTACCCAGAGCTTATTCGAAACATGAAAGAGAATAATGGTGACACGAGTTTAGACTTCAGATTTTACCTTGCGCAGAAAGTTTTCAAGTTAACTTACGAATACGATAAGGCTATTTTCGAATATTTATCCTCGAGAGGTGTCTAA
- a CDS encoding lactate utilization protein, with amino-acid sequence MKDWFVEKLLENTVKKLNENLFKAAYFSERKSLIGAILDTVPEKATIGIGGSVTVREIGIVEILKERGHIVFDHWQDTLSAEAKAEARRSQLNCDVFITGTNAITQNGELVNMDGVGNRVASMIYAPKHVIVVAGYNKIVKDIPSAIERIKSVAAPMNAKRLNLPLPCTELGYCTDCKSERRICRILTIIQRKPAETDISIFLLKEDIGF; translated from the coding sequence ATGAAAGATTGGTTTGTTGAGAAGTTGCTCGAGAATACGGTAAAGAAACTGAACGAAAATCTCTTTAAGGCTGCCTATTTTTCTGAGAGAAAGAGTCTTATAGGTGCTATTTTAGATACCGTTCCCGAAAAAGCTACGATAGGGATTGGAGGATCTGTAACCGTAAGGGAGATCGGTATTGTGGAGATACTAAAAGAAAGAGGTCATATTGTCTTCGATCATTGGCAGGATACTCTTTCAGCCGAGGCCAAAGCTGAAGCAAGAAGGTCTCAGCTTAATTGCGACGTCTTCATAACTGGGACAAACGCCATAACTCAAAATGGTGAGCTTGTGAATATGGATGGGGTAGGGAACAGAGTCGCAAGTATGATATATGCTCCCAAGCATGTGATTGTCGTGGCCGGCTACAATAAGATTGTAAAAGACATACCTTCTGCTATTGAAAGGATAAAGTCTGTTGCTGCTCCCATGAATGCCAAAAGACTGAACCTTCCTCTACCTTGTACTGAGCTTGGATACTGCACCGACTGTAAATCTGAAAGAAGGATCTGTCGGATCCTCACAATAATCCAAAGAAAGCCTGCAGAGACAGATATCTCTATCTTTCTTTTGAAGGAGGACATAGGATTTTAA
- the purD gene encoding phosphoribosylamine--glycine ligase, whose translation MRVLVVGGGGREHSIVWKLLQSKNVSKIFCAPGNGGISDLAECVPIEADDVFRIVEFSKKEKIDFVCIGPENPLANGIVDELSKNGILAFGPSEKAAKIETSKVFAKKIMTKYKIRTAQYEVFENFEEALNYVNGKEPPFVIKADGLCGGKGSYVIRKREDAYSVLEDLFVKKVHGKAGERVIIEEYLHGQEVSYLVFSDGKSILPLITSQDHKTLFENDTGPNTGGMGAYAPVPFVSDEMEGLVKESIMSRAIEALRKEGVEYRGILYGGIILVGGLPYVLEFNARFGDPETQAILVQMDSDLLPIMVSCAEGNIKGVTPIQWKKGFAVCVVIASRGYPERPEKGKLIEGLENLKDESDIVVFHAGTKKVDGKYYTAGGRVLNVVARGEDINEAIEKAYSAIEMIRFEGMHFRRDIGRKAQMAKM comes from the coding sequence ATGAGAGTCCTTGTAGTAGGTGGTGGAGGACGGGAACACTCAATCGTATGGAAACTTCTTCAGTCGAAAAACGTTTCCAAAATCTTCTGTGCACCTGGTAATGGAGGTATCTCTGATCTTGCCGAGTGTGTCCCAATAGAAGCCGATGACGTTTTCCGCATCGTCGAATTTTCAAAAAAGGAGAAGATAGATTTTGTTTGTATAGGACCGGAAAATCCGCTTGCGAATGGAATAGTGGATGAGCTGTCAAAAAATGGGATTTTGGCATTTGGTCCTAGCGAAAAAGCCGCAAAAATAGAAACGAGCAAGGTCTTTGCAAAAAAGATAATGACGAAATACAAGATACGTACCGCCCAGTATGAGGTTTTCGAAAACTTTGAAGAAGCTTTAAATTATGTGAACGGGAAAGAACCTCCCTTTGTGATAAAGGCTGATGGGCTTTGCGGAGGCAAAGGTTCTTACGTCATAAGAAAGAGGGAAGACGCTTACTCGGTTTTGGAGGATCTATTCGTAAAAAAGGTTCATGGGAAGGCAGGTGAACGTGTCATCATCGAAGAGTACCTTCATGGACAAGAAGTCTCTTACCTCGTTTTCTCTGACGGCAAATCGATCCTGCCTCTAATTACTTCCCAAGATCACAAAACACTTTTTGAAAATGACACAGGTCCCAACACCGGAGGGATGGGTGCCTATGCCCCTGTGCCGTTTGTAAGTGATGAAATGGAAGGCTTAGTCAAAGAATCCATAATGTCAAGGGCTATTGAAGCCTTGAGGAAGGAAGGAGTGGAGTACAGGGGTATACTGTACGGGGGAATAATCCTTGTTGGCGGTCTTCCTTACGTTTTGGAATTTAATGCACGGTTTGGAGACCCCGAAACCCAAGCCATTCTTGTGCAAATGGATTCGGATCTTTTGCCTATTATGGTTTCGTGTGCTGAAGGAAATATCAAAGGTGTAACCCCCATTCAATGGAAGAAGGGTTTTGCTGTCTGTGTTGTTATAGCTTCTAGGGGTTATCCTGAAAGGCCAGAGAAGGGTAAGCTTATCGAGGGTTTGGAAAATCTAAAGGACGAAAGTGACATAGTAGTCTTTCATGCAGGGACTAAAAAGGTTGATGGCAAATACTACACAGCTGGAGGTAGGGTTTTAAACGTCGTTGCCAGGGGCGAAGATATAAATGAGGCAATCGAGAAGGCTTACAGTGCAATAGAGATGATCCGTTTTGAAGGGATGCATTTCCGTAGAGATATAGGAAGAAAAGCACAAATGGCCAAAATGTAA